Proteins from a single region of Procambarus clarkii isolate CNS0578487 chromosome 32, FALCON_Pclarkii_2.0, whole genome shotgun sequence:
- the wuho gene encoding tRNA (guanine-N(7)-)-methyltransferase non-catalytic subunit WDR4, producing the protein MGRIEVAQNFIAFCCGNNVLVYDGRNSETQILNVPNMEEKHAAEKHTTKETNGNNTSSIASSNETQIMSVRASPDGHYLAVASETKAVTVWCTRTWALLYTHDLVKRPMAIVITSDSSTLLVADKSGDVYNFPLKGCQPQDDQPSLSKQKGNKEERMKTLVKVTPKPLLGHLSMLLDLTITEDSKYIITCDRDEKIRVSHYPNSYNIEAFCLGHREFVTQVDLLPKNNQLILSCSGDGTLRLWNYLKGECLACSDTREQTTTLLHHYQEYVQQKNEESEEIKRFLLDYPAVKSFALYSSSEEVHSVAALLDRIPAVFVYRIEGITLKHISTKELEAEPRSVAWSLSGELIVLQEKDEEPLSVFELVDDNLQEVAEHWLVSLGKKQKHHFTVGHDGLNLDVLYKQRYDNVADYLKKKEERIAMEKAAKDGLIPLVKKGRWSK; encoded by the exons ATGGGTCGCATAGAGGTCGCTCAGAACTTTATAGCGTTTTGTTGTGGGAACAATGTACTAGTTTACGATGGCAG AAATTCTGAGACCCAAATTCTCAATGTGCCTAATATGGAGGAAAAGCATGCAGCTGAAAAACACACGACCAAAGAAACAAATGGTAACAACACGAGTAGCATTGCGTCTAG TAATGAGACTCAAATTATGTCTGTGAGAGCATCTCCTGATGGACACTATTTAGCCGTAGCATCCGAGACTAAAGCGGTAACAGTGTGGTGCACAAGGACGTGGGCGCTCCTCTATACCCATGATCTGGTGAAGAGACCCATGGCTATTGTTATAACATCTGACTCTTCTACACTGCTTGTGGCGG ATAAATCTGGTGATGTGTATAATTTCCCATTAAAGGGATGTCAACCACAGGATGACCAACCCAGTTTATCCAAACAGAAAGGCAATAAAGAAGAAAGAATGAAGACGCTTGTTAAAGTGACACCTAAACCTTTGCTGGGGCATCTCTCAATGCTTTTGGATTTG ACAATTACTGAAGACAGCAAATATATCATCACTTGTGACCGAGATGAAAAGATTCGCGTATCTCACTATCCTAATTCTTACAACATTGAGGCCTTTTGTCTTGGCCACCGAGAATTTGTTACGCAAGTTGACCTTTTACCTAAAAACAACCAACTTATTCTCTCATGCTCTGGG GATGGAACATTGAGGCTTTGGAATTATTTGAAAGGAGAATGCTTGGCATGCAGTGATACCAGAGAACAGACCACCACACTTTTGCATCACTATCAAGAGTATGTCCAGCAAAAAAATGAAGAATCTGAAGAGATTAAGAGATTCCTTCTTGATTATCCAGCTGTCAAGAGTTTTGCATTATATTCATCAAGTGAAGAAGTACATTCTGTAGCTGCTTTGTTAGATAG AATTCCTGCTGTATTTGTGTACAGAATAGAAGGGATAACTTTAAAGCACATCTCGACAAAAGAACTTGAGGCTGAACCAAGGAGTGTTGCCTGGTCTTTGAGTGGGGAACTGATTGTCCTGCAGGAGAAAGATGAAGAGCCTCTCTCTGTGTTTGAGCTTGTAGATGATAATTTACAAGAAGTGGCTGAACATTGGCTGGTGTCCCTCGGCAAAAAGCAAAAACATCACTTTACTG TGGGACATGATGGACTTAATTTGGATGTTTTGTACAAGCAGCGGTACGACAATGTTGCAGATTATCTGAAGAAGAAGGAAGAACGTATAGCCATGGAGAAAGCTGCAAAAGATGGCTTGATTCCTCTAGTCAAAAAAGGACGATGGTCAAAATAA